Sequence from the Streptomyces sp. NBC_00358 genome:
GGCGGGCGGATCTCGGCGAGTTGGCGAAGGACCCCGCCCTGCACACCCTGCGGGCTGCGGCCAGACTCACCGGCCTGACCGTTGCCGAACTGCGCGAGGACCCTGCCGCCAACATCGCGGGCGGTGCCGCGCTTCTGGCCTCCTATCAGCGGGCCGTGTCCGGCAGTCGGTCCTCGGACGCCGGCCAGTGGTACGGGGCGGTGGCCCGCTACAGCGGTTCGTCGCAGAAGCGGGGCGCCAGGGCGTTCGCCGGCCGCGTCTTCGCCACCATCAGGACCGGGGCCACGCGTACCACCCCCGACGGCCAGCGGGTGTCGCTGAGCGCCGACAGCAACGTCCGCGTCGCTACGGGGCAGTTGAGCAGGCTCGCCCTAACCGGCACCACGGAGTCCGAGGCGACCGAGTGCCCGCCTGAAGTCTCGTGCACGTTCGTGCCGGCGGCGTCGTCCAATGGCCAGGTCTCCAACCGCCCGGCCAACGGCATCAGGATCGATACGATCGTCATCCACGACACCGAGTCGTCGTACGAATCTGCCATCACGACCTTTCAGAGTGCGGGCGGAAGTGCCGCGCACTATGTGATGCGGTCCTCGGACGGCGCGGTGACGCAGATGGTGCCGACCAAGGACATCGCCTTCCACGCCGGCAACTACTCAACGAACCTCCACTCCATCGGCATCGAGCACGAGGGTTACGCCGCGCACGGCGGCACCTGGTACACCGAGGCGCAGTACGAGGCGACGGCGTCCCTGGTGCGGTACCTCTCGGACCGCTTCGGCATACCGCTGGACCGTGAGCACATCATCGGCCACGACAATGTCGCAGGCCCCAACTCCAGCCTCGTCGCGGGCATGCACTGGGACCCGGGCACTTCCTGGGACTGGGAGCACCTGATGAGCCTGCTCGGCGCTCCGGTGGCGGGGGACCACGGAGTCGGGTCGGTCGGCTCGGCGGTGACGATCACTCCCGGCTTCACCGAGAACCAGCAGACCGTGCAAGTCTGCCCCGGCGACGACCCCACCGGCGCCACTCCTGTCTGCACCCCTCAGCAGCAGTCCTCCAACTTCGTCTTCCTGCGTACCGCGCCCAGCAGCACCGCCCCGCTCTTCGGCGACCAGGCCATTCACAAGGGCGGAGCGGGCACTGACCGGATCAGCGACTGGGGGTCCACCGCCCAGGCGGGACAACAGTTCGTGGTGGCCGACGCCGACGGCGACTGGACCGCCATCTGGTACAGCGGCGAAAAGGTCTGGTTCTACAACCCGGACGGCATCAACACCACCCCCGCGCACGACGCAACGCTGATCTCCGCCGGCGGCACCACACCGGTAGCGGTCTACGGCTCCAGCTACCCCGACCGAGCGGAATACCCCGCGGGACTGTCCCCTTCCACGCAGGCACCCGTCAGCTGGTACACCGTCCCCGTCGGCCAGGCGTACGTCGCCACCCGGCCGCCGGCCTACACCGACGACTACTTCACCTCCGGGGCAGTCGTCATCGGCGCCAAGCAGATGTACACCATCCAGTACAACCACCGCGTCGCGTTGGTCTACTCGGCGGATGTGACAGCGACGGGCATGTGACCTCGGCTTCTGGCCCGTCACGCCGATCCGCCCAATGGCCGTCACACGTGGTCGCGTTGATCAGACCACGGGCAGTTTACGAAGCCGTCCACCCGGGCTCTTCCTCCCGGTCGTCTTGCAGGGCGGCGTCCCGCCCGGACCTGGATGAGTCTCGACGAGTTGGCCTCCTGAGGCCGGCCTGACGGCAGCACGTTGCGACCGTGTTCGGTACATCTTTTGATGTGCCGAACACGGAACTGCCCGTCAGCGATGCGCGGTGTTGCCGGTGATGGCACTCAGCTTTGCGGAGTCCGAAGCTGCTCCTACTGAGAACGCGGAGTGCCAACCGGGTCACGACTCCAACACCGCGGCCGGTCAACGTAGATGCGCACTCACGTATCGCCGTTTGCGCGCCCTGGCGCGAGCCTCGACCAGCCAGAGCCCACGGCATGGACCCAGCAGCACCTGATCCCTCAAGAAGACTTGGCGTCTGCCTGCGGATCTCACCCCGGACGTCGTACCACTCGGTGTGCCACAGAAGAGCCGGAAGGTGCGGCTGCTCCCGGTCGATGAAGGCGCCGGCGGGACAGGCTTCCTGCCCGGTGGCATGTACGGCAGTACGAGCCTCAGGACATGCTGCCCCGGCACACCTTCCCCGGGGCCGGGGTGCGGCCCGTGCGGAGGTAGTGGTCGACCGTCTCCGTGACGCAGCGGTTCATCGGGTAAGTGCCGTGGCCCTCCTCCTCGGCCGTAAGGAGGACACCGACGCCGTCGCCCAGGGCGCGGGCCATGTGGCGGGCGCCGGGGTAGGGGGTGATCGGGTCGCCGGTGCCGCCGACCACCAGGACGGGGGCCGCGCCGTCGGCGTTCACCTGGAGCCTGGCGCGCTCGCCGTCGAACGGCCAGCCGTAACAGAGGTAGACGCCGCTGGACCAGGCCGCGCCGAAGACGGGTGACGCGGCTTTGATGCGGGCCTCGTCCCTGTCAAGGCGTTCGAAGCCGGGGCGCAGGCTGGAGTCCGCGCAGGTGATCGCTG
This genomic interval carries:
- a CDS encoding N-acetylmuramoyl-L-alanine amidase, translating into MRASRYRLICLAATSVLTAGALTALAPATAQGAAAVPSTRQHAFVAAAAKYHVPVEVLLAVAYQESAWDAHSGRMSTSGGYGPMHLTDVTPAMLADGPAGAVGRADLGELAKDPALHTLRAAARLTGLTVAELREDPAANIAGGAALLASYQRAVSGSRSSDAGQWYGAVARYSGSSQKRGARAFAGRVFATIRTGATRTTPDGQRVSLSADSNVRVATGQLSRLALTGTTESEATECPPEVSCTFVPAASSNGQVSNRPANGIRIDTIVIHDTESSYESAITTFQSAGGSAAHYVMRSSDGAVTQMVPTKDIAFHAGNYSTNLHSIGIEHEGYAAHGGTWYTEAQYEATASLVRYLSDRFGIPLDREHIIGHDNVAGPNSSLVAGMHWDPGTSWDWEHLMSLLGAPVAGDHGVGSVGSAVTITPGFTENQQTVQVCPGDDPTGATPVCTPQQQSSNFVFLRTAPSSTAPLFGDQAIHKGGAGTDRISDWGSTAQAGQQFVVADADGDWTAIWYSGEKVWFYNPDGINTTPAHDATLISAGGTTPVAVYGSSYPDRAEYPAGLSPSTQAPVSWYTVPVGQAYVATRPPAYTDDYFTSGAVVIGAKQMYTIQYNHRVALVYSADVTATGM